Genomic window (Lycium barbarum isolate Lr01 chromosome 2, ASM1917538v2, whole genome shotgun sequence):
gaaaataaaATTTATGCTCCGCGAAAAAAGTTATTTGCATTTAGGGCCAAAATTAAATACAAGCACAAAATTGGGCCAAAAGTGCAACAACACCCTCCCTGCCACCCCATCCAAAATTGTATATGTTATtgttgcgcggattgtccttcatttggggtggtctttaatttttttttcctttttaaatcgGTGGTATTTAAGTTTTGACCCTCAAATTGGCGACAGAATTTGCAAAACTGTCTATGTattaaggcagaatttgggccttaaggcagaagTTGCATTTGTATGAACAGTTTTGCAAATTCTGTCTTAAAGtgcaaattctaccttaaggcagaggataaaaattaaagaccaccaatttgagggacctAAGTTGACCATCCCCAGGGAAGgataatcctgcaaattgccctgtTTAAAACAAGTTGGCCCAAAGAACAAGAAAAACTCAGTTGGCCCAACACAAGCACGCACACCTATTATTAGGGTATgcatttagtttttttttattcAGTTGTATGCAGTAGAACGTAGACGACATTTATGTTAAGAGAATAAAAGGTAATCCCTTGTCCATGTTACTTGTCAATTTTTTTCTTTACACGCTCTTtaagaactaaaaaaaaaaagttttttactatatacttttttttcttttcaattaaTTGTgctctaatcaatattgattattttaaaaaacaattaaGGCAAAGTAGGAAAAacttaattaattctatcttaatTTTATAAATGGACGAATATTTTgatacatatatttttagtaatgtgactAACTAATATGAGAGGGAGGGAGTAACATAAAGTCACAAATTTAAGATGATCCCTTTAAAGCATGCTCATTAATTTCACCAAATAATCTTTTCTCACATTCTTGGATAGGTTATTAATCCAACCACCACATATACATGATAAAATGAATGCTATCTTTAATTTCCTTCTTTAAATTACATTTACCCTCTCTTTAAATTATATATACGTGAACACCTAGATGCATCCATCTGTGAGTATGTAAATAGTAAAATTTTGCTCCTGATTATTCAATCATTAGATAACTAGAGTCATTCTTTGATGAAGGATCACTATGAGTCACCCTCAATAGAATTTGATCAATTCTATTTTCTATCGTTAAGGTGGAGAACTGAGTTAAAAATATCCATTTCCTTGTCCTCAACAGAGTTACTGTTCGCGACCCAAGATTCTATTTTATCATCAATCAAaatctcgtatatatatatatatatatatatatatatatatatatatatatatatataatattttattttatttttgaaatgaATATATCTCTTTACTTGTATGACTTCAAATATCTCGTATTTTCTCGAAAAAAGTAAATTGGTAATTATAGTGTGATTTTCAAACATGCCCCTGCCGGACTAGAATAAAAAAAGAAGATGATACTTTCTCATGGACACTATTTCCTGTGGAACCCAATCAAACAATTTTATGAAAATATGAGTATTAAGTAACTTACCAGTAAAAAGAAGAGTAGCTAAGACGAAAGCAAACTTAAATACTGAAAACGCCGTGGCCATTTTAATTTAATTTGCATAGCTTGAAGAGAGTAGTATTTGTAGGCCTTGCAAAAAAGCATTTTCaccataatatatgtatatatccctTACTCAACAATATTCTTACTTTTACAGATAGGTACATGTGGCAGATGTATAGTTTCACGACATCACACATGATAGAATCCATAATTTTATGTTTGTGAGAAATTTTGAGAGATATGAAAGCCGATGAGGCGCCTACGCACGTATTCTATTGAGACAGAAATCAGGTCAAATGTAGTTCGAGAATAAAGGATGGGGTTTTCTGATGGTCAATATTGTACCTATTGAACACGTATTTAATATTTAGCTAAATTATGTATGTGTGCGAGTTCATACCCCCAACGAATCAACTTCTGTCACCTcactaaacaattttttttttcttgaatgaatGTGACACTAGTGGCGGAGAGAAAGAGAGGTGCCGGGGTGGGGAAGGGCAGATGGGGGAGTTGATGGCTGAAAGAGGAAGGAGAAAGAGAAAATTCTTCTTGGCTTTTCTCGATCTCAAAATATATAGATGTGCTACACACAAATACCATACAGTTAAGTGTGTGTCTAATAAGTAATATTCGAGTATATATAAGTCAAATTATCAATAAATATTCACTTTTAGTTCAAGTGTCTAAAAAAAATTATGACAAGTACATGTATAGGCTACCCGGTGTATTCTGCTTGTTTAAAAACATTCAACTACATATATAGTTTCTTTTTGCATTAAACTTTTAGCGAGATGGAAACCTACAACTTCAAGACAGAACTTTAACCAAACAAAACTCTTATGAATTTATGGAAACTAATATCCACCAATATGAATTTTTGATAATATAGGAAACTAACCATTAAATTATTTGGTTATTTTACCCCAAAATGATCAATGATTGTGGAGAAGTTTATCTTCATAGGTATTTTTTACGCTTTAAGATTGAGTTTCAATGTAATATAGCTTGACACGGTAGTGTGAATTATATTATATAAGatcacaaaataaaaataaaatcgtTTAATTTCGTGTCTAGTTAAACTGAGACACGTAAAATAAAACGAAGAGAGCAATACTCTAGATCTGCCTTTCCAGGTATGTGCATAGTATACTGTATACGTCCACGTTGAGGGTCTCCTCATTCTTCCAAGTAGATGTTAGCGGAAAATTACATTATAGCTTATATCAATTAATATTAAAGAATAGTGtggacaaaaataaataaatatatactcTAAAGAAGGATATGTGTCTGTTGATTGTCATGAGAATTAGTAATAAAATGCTCGTGTCGTTTTGTATTACAAACTAGTGTTTCCTCAATCATTTACATTAttctttatgtatataattattgaACCATTCTTTGTATAATTACAAATAAAACATAGCTAATACATGACTATTACTCGTAAAATAAATGCTAGCTAGctctaaaactttttttttaacatttttttaatttgttagtttaaTGATCTGATTTATGAGGTCTTCTCTTTGTTTATTTTGTAATTTATCCATTTCTGACAAAAAATTTTTTGGATATATTCATTTATATTGCGAACTATAAAATAAGAATGAACTTATTGAAAAAGGGCAGACCAAATCTTATATCTTCTGTCTATTGTTTAATTTTTTCAATTATTATTCCACTGGTCCGATTATTTATTACGTTTCGCGGCTTATTTGATAAACTTGAGCCACTAGGAAAAAGAAATACTACAACGctataataaaaatatttttattctagattagatagaaaatataatatatttatattcCTCACAAACTACAAATTAAAAGATTATGTTTTTTACTTTTAGAAAAAGATTGGAAAGTTGTCTCGAAAAGTGAATCCTCAGAGAAATATTAATGAAGAAAATAATATTTACGTTATTGATGGGACAAAGATGAGGTGAAAAGTAACTAAGAAAAATGAGTTCAAGCTCTATGCATCGATGATATGAAAAAAATTACAATCAGGTAATTTATAAGGTAGCTATACACGTAACAATTGCTCTGTGATAAATATTGAGTGACAACCTAATAAAAATGTTAATTAACCTGCCATCATAAATTAACTTATAATGATAGTACgtatatatagaaaatatttATATTATCAGCATATAATGATAGTATATATAGAAATATTTATATTGTCAGCACATATATTGAAGAAGATTATAGAATAATATTGAATGTACAAATACAACTCTTTGTGTTTTCTCTTCTTGCTTCTACGTGAGGTTGTGGCTTAATCATACATATAGCCATGCCTCTTCTATTTAGATTGAGATTTCACCCTATCAAATCTTAGTAATATAACTAACTCTAAGCTATGTTAATGTTTAAATACTAATCCTAGCTAATTAGACTCTAATCCTACACGTTCTTTCTGTCATCCCTCTCAAGCTAGACGTTGGCAATGATAGTCGATCCAAGTTTGCTCTAGAGTTCATGTAAAGATTGTTGTCTAATGGTTCATTGATGTTACTGTAAAGAGCTTGTGAGTTTCCAGTTGAGATCAAGAGGAGTAATCCCACCTATAAAAGCAAGAGATAGAAGTGTGATTGTTTTTCCCATTAATTTGACATGAATTTGTCTGTGTTTAAGAGGTTTTTTGATTATTTTGCAAATCATATTTCCTCTCAAACTGTCCACAAGTGGTGTATGTGTTGAACTTAACTGGGTATGAATTGACCTATTCCTTATACATGTTTTCTAGGCTTGAAAAGCCATTACTTGAACAACATGATCCTTCTCGCTATCTCTTTTCTCTCATATCGTACCCTCTCTCAGTGCATTAACAATCTGAGTGAAGGTTGAGTATGAAGCGTTACCCAACATAAAAGTCCTCaaaggtttatatatatatatatatatttttttttttaatttcaaaacCTTTAGCAAAGTTTATAACATTGCTCTGATCTTCGTCTAACAGTTTGTGTATAGAAGTGAGACTATCACAACTTCATTTGAATTCTTTTATGTATTCATCTATAGGTTTTGACCCCATCTTGCTACTTTGAAAGACTGAATTAGTTGCTTCAATTGAAATTCCTTATCCTTGCTAGCTTGTAGGTGATTGTCCTTAAGACTCTCCCAAATTCATTTGTTTCTATAAACTAATTAAGGTTGATGTTCTCTCCATCTTTTCATTTACCACAACCTTAGATAGAGGTTTCTTACAATAATGCCAATCATCGTCTAGGTTTGCATCAACTAGCTTATTTGAGTTCTCAGTTATTGAAAAGATCTAATGTCCTCAATCCTCATACTTACAAATGcattattcatatatatatatgttgaatgATTGCAAGTTTCTATTTGAAGAGATGATCATCCACATAAACGTCATATTTATCGGGAGGCTAATATGATGGCAGATTCATTAAACAAGCTATGGGAAGGCCTAAGATTCGTATATATAATTTAGTTGAAGGCGATACTATTATACTTTTCGTAAAGGCTATTTGGGAAATAAGTCACCATGACCAGTTCTTTAACGAACTGAACTCCTTTAAACTTGTCTTAGTTTAATTTGTCTTTtattagaaagaaaaagaaaagaaataataatTGATATCAATGATGATATGGGAGGATCAAGTATGGTCTATGTATGGACCATACAAATTTATCAATAAACAGACGAAATAGTTTAAAATATGTAGAAAAAAGTGAGTGAAGAATGGCCTATAAATAGTGGCCTTTTAGCCTTAAGACAAACTTTGCCGCATAAGGCAGACATTTTGCAAagctttgccttgcgattttttttttttactgagcgggagttcgaacccagaatcttggggtattttcggccacctttttaagcgaagggaaaaaattaacgaccagtgcctttgaagtgAAATCCGtgcaaaaattgaagaaaaaaccAGTTGGCCCAATACACACGCGCACAAGAAAATATTTCAGAAAAGGGACTCTTACACTAATAACCCTGAGAAAATGTAAAAtgcaattgattttttttttttttttgtaattaccaaaactatatatatatcatgcctAACCATTACTCCTTTTCCCCATTATTTCTCTTTATTTTACACTACATGGAAGGTAATGACATTTATGTTAAAAGAATAAAAAGTAACATAAAGTCACAAATTTAAGATGATTCCTTTAATGCATGTTCATTACTTCCACCAAATAATCTTTTCACATATTTCTCACACTCTTGGATAGTTTATTAATCCAACCATCACATATACATGATAAAATGGATGATATTTATAATTGTTCTTTAAATTTTCTAGAAAGAGTCCTCCCAGTGGATTCGTTAGTATATTATGATATTTGTAAACTTATGATTTTAAACATGTCATAACGTTTATATTATTTGACTATAACAGTGTCTCATCAAGggtaaaattaaaatataaaattaaatattttcaaaatatataaagGTGCCATTTCTTTAAATAGAATAAGGAACCAAATTAGTTAAGTATAGTTATATATAAACGCAAGTTTTGGCATGAATACCAAAATCATTGAAATTTTGTAAGTGCTCATAGAGATTTTAAAATCTAAAAAATGAGAAGAAAGACTAGTGGAAGGGAAGAAATAGGAAGAGGAAAAACAGGAAAACATAAAGGGAAAGGAAAAGCTCAAAAGAAGGAAAGCATCATTGAACAGAACACATACAGTGTATGCATCATaataagtccaaaaaaaaaaagcattcaTTTTTCCAAGATGAGCTAAAATTaagaatataataataataagatgCCAAAATACACCATTTTCTTTCCTCCTCTTCTCTCTCCTTGCCCCCAAAAAATGAAAATACAAATCTTTCTATCTTTTGCCCATCATCTTGAAATGCAACTATCCCAGAAAAAGTCCCAAAATCTATCTTGGCATCTCTGGCTCTGTCCTTGTCTAGTCTCTCACTCTTTATCTTCAACAGATTTCATTCTGAATCACTTTCCATGCTTCCCATAGCTTTCAATCCTCTTGGTTTCTGCATCATAATATGTTACTCAATTAAAATACACCAAGAACTATGTTGCTCCAACTCTTCAAAAATGACGTGTGCATGTCAGATCATCCAAAACTAGTGCCTTTTTGGAAGATCCGACATGGATACgacaacatttttggagagtccgagcaaatATAGGTCAAAGAATCAAAAAGAGCAAAATGAAGGTACCTTCTTAGAGGTCTTCTTCTCTCTCACTTCATACCTTTCTTGGCACAAATCTTGCAACCATGTACCTGGTTGCACCAACTGGCACACAACAAGATAGGTAGCAATTTAGAGGGAATCAAGAAATATTTAAATGACAAAAAGTTCAAGTCTTGGATAACATATCTGACTTTGGAATAAAGAGACTTACAAGTATGGTTCTTTGTATCAACTTAGCCCTTTTCTTGGGCCTTTGAGGAAGCTTGCAACCTTTCATGGCCATAAaatcttcttctttctctttacTGGACAATGTAACAAGCAATTTTGGCCAAaccatctttttcttttcctccCTTGAATCAATGAATAACTTGCTACTATCGTCGACGCCTACCGACCCTCTTGTCGTATAATATCTGTCCTCCTTTTCGGGGGACGAAGCTGACGTCTTACGATGCTCGTTTGTGTTAGATCTATTCACACCCAAATCCCTGCCAAAACAGGAACCACCAAATTTAGTATTACAATCTTTTACTTTTTGGGTAACcaaatcctttttttttcctgtttCAGGACTTGGAATCTTCAAGAAACTGCAATATTGTGCAGAAAGGTAAAACACAACAACAGCTAAAACCTCAAAATCCCTTGCAAAACTAGGAAAATCTGCAAATCAATCACTGAAATTCGAAGCAAAAGCTTCACCAGAAACAATTCAATTTGGTCTCCATAATAATCGATGCTTCTCTAACTTCAGATCTAATGAGTTTACAAACGAACCCCAACAAAACCTAATGAACTTCATTTCCTTCTAATGTACAGGTAAGACATCAAATCAAAATCACCTTAACGTAATCCAGGGCAGATACCTCATCAAATTGAGCAATAATTTGCTGTATTTCCTTTGATATACAAAAAGAACCCACCAATTATTTCTCATACAATGGACTTATTAAAACCCCTATGCAATCAAAGAATGATTCTTTGCTTCAAAATCTGGAAATATATGGAAATATACAAGGCAGCTTCCATGAAATCTCTACCAACACCATCTTAGAAACCAAAACTACTCATAATCTGACATAAAAATCAAATCTTTAACACAAATGAGGCATCTTTCAATCTTCAATATAAGTTTTCTTAATAATCAAACAAAACACTATCACTATCAACACAACACATACATCAAcaccaaaacattaaataaaaaaaaaacaaatctttAACACAAATGAGGCATCTTTCTCAATCTTCACTCTAAGTTTTCTTAACAATCAAACAAAACTGACACATACATCAAcagccaaaacaaaaaaaattaaaatttaatccTAATTACCTGTTAAGACGATGAGGAGAAGACATAGGAGGAAGAAGACTAGATTCCTTGTTATTATCAACAACTCTAGATGTTATTTTCTTCTTCACAACTCCATCAGATTTCCCATTTGAACTCGAATCTTTAACCTTGAAACACCTTAGTCTTTTTCTGTTTCCCCACTGTAACTTATCCATATCTTTCTTTATCTGCAACACCCACAAAAATGAACAATAAGCCCATAAACCAGATATTGAACAAAAACTAAACAAACCATTTCTTtgaaacaacaaacaaaaaagcACAAAGAGCAGAAAAGAAA
Coding sequences:
- the LOC132624814 gene encoding uncharacterized protein LOC132624814, producing the protein MDKLQWGNRKRLRCFKVKDSSSNGKSDGVVKKKITSRVVDNNKESSLLPPMSSPHRLNRDLGVNRSNTNEHRKTSASSPEKEDRYYTTRGSVGVDDSSKLFIDSREEKKKMVWPKLLVTLSSKEKEEDFMAMKGCKLPQRPKKRAKLIQRTILLVQPGTWLQDLCQERYEVREKKTSKKKPRGLKAMGSMESDSE